A single genomic interval of Babylonia areolata isolate BAREFJ2019XMU chromosome 26, ASM4173473v1, whole genome shotgun sequence harbors:
- the LOC143300361 gene encoding GTP-binding protein REM 1-like, translating into MSTGSTAATDLSTSTTAATTTTTTTTATATATATSLPARPRALSTASEESSSGVVSWSGSYCAPSYFRVALLGSPGVGKSALIRQFMSSEYRGTFDIVTPDAEDPETTVSVMLDGEESMIEFIDQPQESELDSLRADAFVVVFSLADQASFSGAVSTVRHLRLDLGTDRAILMVANKVDLARQRRVHLADARAVAAKYDCRLEETSAALNHQVDELLVSILSHIRLRLTPPPLPPHPSDYLSSSSPLLPAPSPPSWARSPPAPTPSSPARSAPRPSHSELCPSSPSSLHRAARRRPGPATTSSSSERKASGGDHLPPSFFFSIPTKCMTGCVTMTT; encoded by the exons ATGTCCACCGGTTCCACTGCCGCCACCGACCTCAGCACCTCcaccactgccgccaccaccaccaccaccaccaccactgccaccgccACAGCCACTGCCACATCCCTCCCCGCACGCCCTCGCGCCCTGAGCACCGCCTCCGAAGAGTCGTCCAGCGGGGTGGTCAGCTGGTCTGGGTCGTACTGCGCCCCCTCCTACTTCCGGGTGGCTCTGCTGGGTTCACCCGGGGTGGGCAAGTCGGCGCTCATCCGTCAGTTCATGTCCTCTGAGTACCGGGGCACTTTCGACATTGTCACAC CCGACGCCGAGGACCCAGAGACGACAGTGTCCGTCATGCTGGATGGGGAGGAGTCTATGATCGAGTTCATCGACCAGCCCCAG GAATCAGAGCTGGATAGCCTGAGAGCGGACGCCTTCGTGGTGGTGTTTTCTCTGGCCGACCAGGCGTCGTTCTCCGGGGCCGTCAGCACGGTCAGACACCTCCGCCTGGACCTGGGCACGGACCGCGCCATCCTGATGGTGGCCAACAAGGTGGACCTGGCCAGACAGCGCAGGGTACACCTGGCAG ACGCCCGTGCGGTGGCCGCCAAGTACGACTGCAGACTGGAGGAGACGTCCGCCGCCCTCAACCACCAGGTGGACGAGCTGCTCGTCAGCATCCTCTCCCACATCCGCCTCcgcctgacccctcccccccttcctcctcacccctccgactacctctcctcctcctcccccctccttcctgctccttctcctccctcctggGCCCGgagtccccccgcccccaccccctcatctcctgCAAGGTCCGCTCCTCGCCCATCCCATTCCGAGCTATGTCCTTCCTCACCAAGCTCTTTACACAGAGCAGCAAGAAGAAGGCCAGGTCCTGCGACAACCTCCTCATCCAGTGAAAGAAAGGCTAGTGGTGGAGaccacctcccaccctctttttttttttccattccaacGAAATGCATGACAGGCTGTGTCACAATGACTACCTGA